Proteins co-encoded in one Saprospira grandis genomic window:
- the atpC gene encoding ATP synthase F1 subunit epsilon, whose translation MELIVLTPDKKVFEGKISSITVPGVDGEFEVLENHAAIVASLQAGDVSFLAQEGGKQELAIQSGFIEVLDNKVSLLVQE comes from the coding sequence ATGGAACTCATTGTATTGACGCCAGATAAGAAAGTTTTTGAAGGCAAAATCAGCAGCATTACGGTGCCTGGTGTAGATGGAGAATTTGAGGTGCTAGAAAATCACGCCGCTATTGTGGCCTCTTTGCAGGCTGGCGATGTGAGCTTTTTGGCCCAGGAAGGGGGTAAGCAAGAACTCGCTATCCAAAGTGGATTTATCGAGGTACTCGATAATAAGGTTTCTCTACTCGTCCAAGAGTAG
- the atpD gene encoding F0F1 ATP synthase subunit beta codes for MAQNTGYIKQIIGPVVDVSFSAKEAKLPEILSALEVTRPNGDKIVLECQKHLGEDSVRTIAMDSTEGLTRGMPVVDTGSMITMPVGDEIKGRLFNVVGEPIDGLGELPKAERRAIHNKPPRYEDLSTSQEILYTGIKVIDLIAPYLKGGKIGLFGGAGVGKTVLIQELINNIAKKHKGLSVFAGVGERTREGNDLMREMIEANIVRYGEDFKHSMEEGGWDLSAVKHDELAESQATFIFGQMNEPPGARARVALSGLTVAEYFRDGDPNEAKGRDILFFIDNIFRFTQAGAEVSALLGRMPSAVGYQPTLATEMGLMQERITSTKRGSITSVQAVYVPADDLTDPAPATTFAHLDATTVLSRKLASLGIYPAVDPLDSTSKILSPDIVGDEHYTCAQRVINILQRYKELQDIIAILGMEELSEEDKLVVHRARRVQRFLSQPFHVAEQFTGLQGVLVDIKDTIKGFNMIIDGEVDKYPEAAFNLVGSIEQAMEKGEKLLSEA; via the coding sequence ATGGCACAAAATACTGGATACATCAAGCAGATCATTGGACCTGTAGTCGATGTAAGCTTTTCAGCCAAAGAGGCTAAACTTCCCGAAATTCTTAGCGCCCTTGAGGTGACTCGCCCCAATGGAGATAAAATTGTTCTCGAATGTCAAAAGCACCTTGGTGAAGATAGCGTCCGTACGATTGCTATGGACAGTACGGAGGGCCTTACTCGTGGCATGCCCGTAGTGGATACTGGCAGTATGATCACGATGCCTGTTGGTGACGAGATCAAAGGTCGTTTGTTTAATGTAGTAGGGGAGCCTATCGATGGTTTGGGTGAATTGCCCAAGGCGGAGCGTCGTGCGATCCACAACAAACCTCCTCGTTATGAGGACTTGAGTACTTCTCAAGAGATCCTTTACACAGGTATCAAAGTTATCGACTTGATCGCACCTTACCTCAAAGGGGGTAAAATTGGTCTTTTCGGTGGTGCCGGTGTAGGTAAAACCGTACTTATTCAGGAGCTGATTAACAACATCGCCAAGAAGCATAAAGGACTCTCCGTTTTTGCTGGTGTAGGTGAGCGTACTCGTGAAGGAAATGACCTTATGCGCGAGATGATCGAAGCCAATATCGTTCGCTATGGCGAAGACTTTAAGCACTCTATGGAAGAAGGTGGATGGGACCTCAGCGCAGTGAAGCATGACGAGCTAGCTGAATCTCAAGCTACCTTTATCTTCGGTCAGATGAACGAACCTCCCGGTGCCCGTGCCCGTGTAGCTCTTTCTGGTCTTACTGTTGCCGAGTACTTCCGCGATGGTGATCCCAATGAAGCTAAAGGTCGTGATATCCTCTTCTTTATCGATAACATCTTCCGCTTTACACAAGCCGGTGCCGAGGTATCAGCCCTTTTGGGACGTATGCCTTCTGCTGTAGGTTATCAGCCTACGCTGGCTACCGAGATGGGTTTGATGCAAGAGCGTATTACTTCAACTAAGCGTGGTTCAATTACTTCTGTACAGGCCGTTTACGTACCTGCGGATGACTTGACTGACCCCGCTCCCGCAACTACTTTTGCTCACTTGGATGCCACCACGGTACTTAGCCGTAAATTGGCCTCTTTGGGTATCTATCCCGCGGTAGATCCTTTGGATTCAACTTCTAAGATTTTGTCTCCCGATATCGTAGGTGATGAGCACTATACTTGCGCCCAACGGGTAATCAACATTCTTCAGCGCTACAAAGAATTGCAAGATATTATTGCGATCTTGGGTATGGAAGAATTGTCTGAAGAAGATAAATTGGTCGTACACCGCGCCCGCCGTGTACAACGCTTCTTGTCTCAGCCTTTCCACGTAGCCGAGCAGTTTACAGGTCTCCAAGGGGTACTTGTAGACATCAAGGATACCATCAAAGGATTTAATATGATCATTGATGGAGAAGTAGACAAATATCCCGAAGCTGCCTTTAACCTTGTGGGTAGCATCGAGCAAGCTATGGAGAAAGGTGAAAAACTCCTCAGCGAAGCTTAA
- a CDS encoding cytochrome ubiquinol oxidase subunit I — MGDLLAARLQMAFSLGFHIIFACVGMAMPFLMAIAHWRYIKTGDAVYKDLSKAWSKGVAIFFATGAVSGTVLSFELGLLWPEFMEHAGPIFGMPFSLEGTAFFIEAIALGLFLYGWGKIPKWIHWGSGLMVGITGVASGILVVAANAWMNSPTGFDYDPLTNTYSNIDPIAAMFNPAWFTQALHMILAAFTATGFAVAGVHAFLLIRKPANRFHQQAMRIALLVGGIAAFLQPLSGDLSAKDVAVRQPAKLAAMEAHFHTEEYAGLLIGGIPNEETGEVHYGIKIPGLLSFLAHGDFKQEVVGLDQIPEDERPPVAVTHFAFQIMVGAGTFLMMVAFLYFFAQKFRPRWLGHKNFLWLVALSTPLGMLAVEAGWTVTEVGRQPWIINGIMRTKEAVTPMPGIQYSFYTVVVVYTLLAVLVSWLMKRQVQTLAQNYDSMDEEIDLSQNKANTKTEVIEEL; from the coding sequence ATGGGAGACCTACTTGCAGCCCGTTTACAGATGGCTTTTTCTTTGGGGTTTCACATCATCTTTGCCTGTGTGGGTATGGCCATGCCTTTCCTGATGGCTATTGCGCACTGGCGTTATATTAAAACTGGAGATGCTGTGTATAAGGACCTCAGTAAAGCTTGGTCTAAAGGGGTGGCGATCTTTTTTGCCACCGGTGCGGTTTCGGGCACCGTTTTATCATTTGAGTTGGGCCTACTCTGGCCCGAATTTATGGAGCATGCCGGCCCTATCTTCGGAATGCCCTTTTCTTTAGAGGGGACCGCCTTTTTTATTGAGGCGATTGCTCTCGGCCTTTTTCTTTATGGTTGGGGAAAAATCCCCAAATGGATTCACTGGGGTTCTGGCCTTATGGTCGGTATTACAGGGGTGGCTTCTGGTATTTTGGTCGTTGCGGCCAATGCCTGGATGAATAGCCCCACGGGTTTCGATTATGATCCCTTAACCAATACCTATAGTAATATTGACCCCATTGCGGCTATGTTTAATCCCGCCTGGTTTACCCAAGCCCTACACATGATTTTAGCCGCATTTACGGCTACGGGCTTTGCTGTAGCAGGAGTTCACGCCTTTTTGCTGATCCGCAAACCCGCCAACCGCTTTCACCAACAAGCTATGCGCATTGCGCTACTAGTGGGTGGAATTGCCGCTTTTCTACAACCCCTTAGTGGCGATCTTTCTGCCAAGGATGTGGCCGTCCGCCAACCCGCTAAATTGGCCGCTATGGAGGCCCACTTTCATACCGAGGAATATGCCGGCCTATTGATTGGCGGTATTCCCAATGAGGAAACTGGCGAGGTGCATTATGGCATCAAAATCCCTGGCCTATTGAGCTTTTTGGCCCATGGCGACTTTAAGCAAGAGGTGGTGGGACTAGACCAAATTCCAGAGGATGAACGCCCCCCTGTGGCCGTTACTCACTTCGCTTTCCAAATTATGGTAGGGGCAGGGACCTTCCTCATGATGGTCGCTTTTCTCTACTTTTTTGCCCAAAAGTTCCGCCCCCGCTGGCTGGGACACAAAAACTTCCTTTGGCTGGTGGCGCTTAGCACGCCCCTAGGGATGTTGGCCGTAGAAGCAGGCTGGACCGTCACAGAGGTGGGCCGCCAACCCTGGATTATCAACGGAATTATGCGGACCAAAGAGGCCGTTACGCCTATGCCAGGTATTCAATATTCTTTCTATACGGTGGTCGTTGTTTATACGCTTTTGGCCGTTTTGGTGAGCTGGCTCATGAAACGACAGGTCCAAACCCTAGCCCAAAACTACGATAGTATGGATGAGGAAATTGACCTCAGCCAAAATAAAGCAAATACCAAAACAGAAGTTATAGAAGAATTATAG
- a CDS encoding cytochrome d ubiquinol oxidase subunit II, with product MFMYIVVLSFLLLSLLLYALLGGADFGAGVIQLLSTTPKAEKVIGRAIGPIWEANHMWLVIAVVISFMGFPAIFKVVSTALHIPVFILLLGIIFRGTAYAFKHYDAIKDEKSQLMYHRVFVWGSLVSTLFIGITFGAMSLGKIDPNATDFYTGYIAPWFNFFSISVGFLTTALFAFLAAVYLIGENEDPEVKEFFITKAWKWLLASVAIGVVVFVAAYIDGLPLFNELISSPLSMLAIGFAAGSLPLMFSTIRKGKVVLSRLMAGAQTVLILGAWLLLHYPHAIMLSNGGSLDLYDSRAPDATLAVLGWALLLGSLFILPALGYLYVVFKGHGPEESI from the coding sequence ATGTTTATGTATATTGTCGTGCTGAGCTTCCTGCTCCTTTCTTTGCTCCTCTATGCCCTCTTGGGCGGAGCCGATTTTGGCGCCGGTGTGATTCAGCTTTTATCTACTACTCCTAAGGCCGAAAAAGTAATCGGCCGGGCCATTGGCCCCATTTGGGAGGCCAACCATATGTGGCTGGTGATTGCTGTGGTGATTAGCTTTATGGGCTTTCCCGCTATCTTTAAGGTGGTTTCTACCGCCCTGCATATCCCCGTTTTTATTCTGCTGCTGGGCATTATTTTCCGAGGAACAGCCTACGCCTTTAAACATTATGATGCCATCAAGGACGAAAAAAGCCAGTTGATGTATCATCGGGTCTTTGTCTGGGGTAGCCTTGTGTCTACACTCTTTATCGGCATTACCTTTGGCGCGATGAGCCTAGGCAAAATTGACCCCAATGCCACCGATTTCTATACCGGATATATTGCGCCTTGGTTCAATTTCTTCTCCATCAGTGTGGGCTTTCTTACTACAGCGCTTTTCGCTTTTCTAGCCGCCGTTTATCTTATTGGCGAAAATGAAGACCCCGAGGTCAAGGAGTTCTTTATTACTAAGGCCTGGAAGTGGCTATTGGCTTCTGTAGCTATTGGTGTGGTCGTTTTTGTTGCGGCCTATATCGATGGTCTCCCTCTTTTCAATGAGTTGATTAGCAGCCCGCTCAGTATGTTGGCCATAGGCTTTGCCGCTGGCTCTTTGCCCCTGATGTTTAGCACTATCCGCAAAGGAAAGGTGGTCCTTTCTCGCCTAATGGCTGGCGCCCAAACGGTCCTTATTCTTGGCGCTTGGTTGCTCTTGCATTATCCGCATGCCATTATGCTCAGCAATGGAGGCAGCCTAGATCTCTATGATAGCCGCGCCCCCGATGCCACCTTGGCCGTGCTCGGCTGGGCCCTCCTTTTGGGCTCGCTCTTTATTCTACCGGCCCTAGGCTACCTTTATGTAGTCTTCAAAGGCCATGGTCCCGAAGAAAGCATCTAA
- a CDS encoding Imm32 family immunity protein: protein MKLEIEIPDYNKNVGIKYSWEDSFDIKVTVVNGEVQIAANPAGLRSLANHLLNLSQDSIPSGRHLHFDEYNSLEDGSNSLTITKCD from the coding sequence ATGAAGTTAGAAATTGAAATCCCAGATTACAATAAGAATGTTGGCATAAAATACTCATGGGAAGATAGTTTTGATATAAAGGTGACTGTAGTTAATGGGGAGGTTCAAATAGCCGCAAATCCAGCTGGGCTGAGATCTTTAGCCAATCATTTATTAAACTTGTCACAAGATTCTATACCATCTGGTCGACATCTTCACTTTGATGAATATAATTCATTAGAAGATGGGTCTAATAGTTTAACTATTACGAAATGTGATTAA
- a CDS encoding ATP-dependent helicase codes for MAPKLSYQQSLYHRRFEKIMKQLNDSQRAAVEQIEGPVMTIAGPGTGKTHILAARIGQILLQTDSRPYNILCLTFTDAGVQAMRQRLLEFIGPEAYRIHIYTFHSFCNKVILENPDNFGQKNWQLATELEQIDFARQLLDGLEPDHPLRRSRRQPYRYEGQLLRLFQLMKTEGWTLELVREKIEDYLDYIKEDKKYRYQRNGSNYKKGDLKLKAYQEEKERMQRLLSAAALFEEYEFLMEEASCYDYADMILWVLRAFLDPEQEDLLLRYQEQYLYILVDEFQDTNGAQNQILMQLIGFWEQPNIFIVGDDDQSIFEFQGARVKNLIDFFERYQNGLSLVMLQDNYRSSQEILDASKALIDHNELRIISLLEALELDKKLRARRPFKQGEEIELELQQYPSAFEEEVAIVEKIKQLQAEKKNLAEVAIIYARHRQSQDLIRLLEQAEIPYQTKRQINILEESLIKNFLLLLEYLALEFEQPYSGEEYLYELLHFQFIPILASDRRKLVNYMVRENRRRYLAKEKEPLAWRDLLQMAPDLTELRLIAPEKIRALVEFFDEATGWSVNEPLSRLMELLFNRSGLLQYASEAAEKDWYLGLLNTFFDFVRRESERKEDLNLWGLLELIQRMKDNQLRLPMTHSRYAEDGVQLLTAHASKGLEFQYVFMLHCLDGTWGPNSRRSIKKFKLPDNLSQAHAVLDQEEASRRLFYVAMTRSRAYLRISYHANDSQGKSCKRLSFVDDLMIDAELEEQQIQLPASTLQQYRHQFLQYLPERLPQELLVDPATIAAQLEDFRLSVTALNAYLNCPLSFYFQRVLRLPASQSVEALYGQAVHEALEELLRQGQNNARLRLPSLPAFVSLFEERLEMKRLLFSQRAYEEALDLGLKYLKRYYEQRQERFGQELDKKILLEQSFYGTQYKGVPLTGNIDKLVQVEKGSSLWHIVDYKTGKLEEKRFRKPHKRNPLGGNYYRQLVFYALLLESSRQIEGRAISAEIDYISPNEAGHFPEKEMDIHAEDLANMGELVQEVYAKIKRHEFAEGCQKKDCKWCNFVQHQQIPSSFRDEEVEALDD; via the coding sequence ATGGCCCCCAAATTATCTTATCAGCAGTCGCTTTATCATCGTCGCTTTGAAAAAATTATGAAGCAGCTCAATGATTCGCAGCGGGCGGCCGTGGAGCAGATTGAAGGGCCCGTGATGACGATTGCTGGGCCAGGGACGGGCAAAACGCATATTTTGGCGGCGCGGATTGGGCAAATTCTCTTGCAGACCGATAGCCGACCCTACAACATTCTTTGTTTGACCTTTACGGATGCGGGCGTGCAGGCCATGCGTCAGCGATTATTGGAATTTATTGGTCCAGAGGCCTACCGCATTCATATTTATACCTTTCATTCTTTTTGCAATAAGGTCATCCTTGAAAATCCCGATAACTTTGGGCAGAAAAACTGGCAATTGGCCACGGAACTAGAGCAGATTGATTTTGCTCGTCAATTGCTAGATGGTTTGGAGCCCGATCATCCTTTGCGTCGCTCTCGCCGCCAACCTTATCGCTATGAGGGCCAATTGCTGCGGCTGTTTCAGTTGATGAAAACAGAGGGTTGGACCCTCGAGCTGGTCCGGGAAAAAATTGAGGATTATCTCGATTATATCAAGGAGGATAAAAAGTATCGTTATCAGCGAAATGGCAGCAACTATAAAAAGGGCGATCTCAAACTTAAGGCCTATCAGGAGGAAAAAGAGCGGATGCAACGGCTATTGTCTGCCGCGGCCCTCTTTGAGGAATATGAGTTTTTGATGGAAGAGGCCAGTTGTTACGACTATGCTGACATGATTCTTTGGGTGTTGCGGGCCTTTTTGGACCCCGAACAGGAGGACTTGCTGTTGCGCTATCAAGAACAATATCTCTATATCTTGGTCGATGAATTTCAGGATACCAATGGGGCGCAAAATCAGATTTTGATGCAGCTCATTGGCTTTTGGGAGCAGCCCAATATCTTTATTGTGGGCGATGACGACCAATCTATTTTTGAGTTTCAGGGAGCTAGGGTAAAAAACCTGATCGACTTTTTTGAGCGCTATCAAAACGGCCTGAGCTTGGTCATGTTGCAAGACAACTACCGCTCAAGTCAAGAGATTTTGGATGCCTCCAAAGCCCTGATCGACCATAATGAATTGCGCATTATTTCTTTGTTGGAGGCCTTGGAGCTGGACAAAAAACTCAGGGCGCGCCGTCCCTTTAAGCAGGGGGAAGAAATAGAGCTAGAACTACAACAATATCCCAGCGCTTTTGAAGAAGAAGTCGCCATTGTCGAAAAGATCAAGCAGCTACAAGCCGAAAAGAAAAACCTGGCAGAGGTGGCCATTATTTACGCTCGCCACCGGCAGTCTCAGGACCTAATCCGTTTATTGGAGCAGGCCGAAATTCCCTATCAGACCAAGCGGCAAATCAATATTTTAGAAGAGAGTTTGATCAAGAACTTCTTGCTGCTGTTGGAGTATTTGGCCTTGGAATTTGAGCAACCTTATTCGGGAGAAGAATACCTTTATGAGCTCTTGCACTTTCAGTTTATTCCCATTTTGGCCAGCGACCGACGCAAGTTGGTCAACTATATGGTGCGGGAAAACCGCCGCCGTTATTTGGCCAAGGAAAAAGAGCCCTTAGCTTGGCGGGACCTGCTGCAGATGGCTCCCGATTTGACAGAACTGCGGCTTATCGCCCCCGAAAAAATCAGGGCTTTGGTCGAGTTTTTTGATGAGGCCACGGGCTGGTCTGTCAATGAGCCGCTCAGTCGGTTGATGGAGCTTTTATTTAACCGATCGGGCCTATTGCAGTACGCCAGTGAAGCCGCAGAAAAAGATTGGTATTTGGGCTTGCTCAACACTTTTTTCGACTTTGTCCGCAGGGAGTCAGAGCGAAAAGAGGACCTTAATTTATGGGGCCTTTTGGAGCTGATCCAGCGCATGAAAGACAATCAGCTGCGCTTGCCCATGACGCATAGCCGCTATGCCGAAGATGGGGTGCAATTACTGACCGCTCATGCCTCTAAGGGCCTAGAGTTTCAGTATGTCTTTATGCTGCATTGTTTGGATGGAACTTGGGGGCCGAATAGCCGCCGAAGCATCAAGAAGTTCAAATTACCCGATAACTTATCGCAGGCCCATGCGGTTTTGGACCAAGAAGAGGCCAGCCGCCGCTTATTTTATGTGGCCATGACTCGTTCTAGGGCCTATTTGCGCATCTCCTACCATGCTAATGACAGCCAAGGAAAATCTTGTAAACGCCTCTCTTTTGTCGATGATTTGATGATTGATGCGGAGCTAGAAGAGCAGCAAATACAGCTGCCGGCTTCTACTTTGCAGCAATATCGACATCAGTTTTTGCAGTATTTGCCCGAGCGTTTACCCCAAGAACTTTTGGTCGATCCGGCTACAATTGCGGCCCAACTAGAAGATTTCCGTTTGAGTGTAACGGCCCTAAATGCCTACCTCAATTGCCCTTTGAGCTTTTATTTTCAGCGGGTGTTGCGTCTGCCGGCCAGCCAAAGCGTAGAGGCGCTTTATGGGCAGGCGGTGCATGAGGCCCTAGAAGAACTTTTGCGGCAGGGGCAAAACAATGCGCGGCTGCGGCTGCCTTCTTTGCCCGCTTTTGTCTCTCTTTTTGAAGAGCGTTTGGAGATGAAGCGGCTGCTATTTAGCCAAAGAGCCTATGAGGAAGCCCTCGATTTGGGCCTCAAATATCTCAAGCGCTATTATGAGCAGCGACAAGAGCGTTTTGGGCAGGAGCTGGACAAAAAAATCTTGCTAGAACAGTCCTTTTATGGCACCCAATACAAGGGCGTGCCCCTAACGGGAAACATCGATAAATTGGTGCAGGTAGAAAAGGGCAGCAGCCTTTGGCATATCGTTGATTACAAAACGGGAAAGCTAGAGGAGAAGCGCTTTAGAAAGCCGCATAAACGCAACCCTTTGGGCGGCAATTACTATCGGCAGCTGGTCTTTTACGCTCTACTTTTGGAGAGCTCTAGACAGATCGAGGGGCGGGCCATTTCTGCTGAAATTGACTATATCAGTCCCAATGAAGCGGGGCATTTTCCCGAAAAAGAAATGGACATCCATGCAGAGGATCTGGCCAATATGGGCGAATTGGTGCAGGAGGTCTACGCCAAAATTAAGCGGCATGAATTTGCCGAGGGCTGCCAGAAAAAAGACTGTAAATGGTGCAATTTTGTGCAGCATCAGCAGATTCCCAGCAGTTTCCGAGATGAGGAAGTAGAAGCCTTGGATGATTAG
- a CDS encoding sodium:solute symporter family protein produces the protein MLTTLDWGVIIGFLLLIIALGLSYGRQSGKSLEAFFLGNRKLPWWLAGLSMVATTFAADTPLAVAELVGQNGVSGNWLWWNFLAGGMLTTFFFAPLWQHSGVLTEVEFIELRYSGPAARFLRGFKAIYLGLFLNIIILAWVNLAMSSLLQGIFGLTEGMAFLYTLGLLLLGAVYSAVAGLLGVAVTDALQFVVAILGCIILAYVVLDQPEIGGLSGLTSQLKAQDPALLDFFPSTQKEGSGLYFGISSFIAYLGILWWASWYPGAEPGGGGYTAQRMMSTGSEKAAQSASLLFQMAHYCLRPWPWILVGLAAILLYALPPQLPEGPLKQQYNQFVEAGWTAQEVLDEKADLSAKSPELLAQLPAFRQALTAAAAENLKLASAIDYQLSYRQGYVMAMRDFLPPGLLGLLLVAFLAAYLSTVSTQLNWGAGYLVHDFYKRFLQPQQTEGHYVWISRLLNILLALAAAGISLFIEQISGAWAFILQAGAGLGLLLILRWYWWRINAWAELTAMIAPALISIPFFYYEVPFEEALPTTVLFTTISWLLVMIFTPATDPKVLQAFYQKVRPLGDWSGLGIKSNNRPLLSLLGQWLAAIVLTYSLLFAVGKLLFLAYTEAAIFGGTALLALLVLYLLQRKK, from the coding sequence ATGCTGACAACTTTAGACTGGGGAGTCATTATTGGCTTTTTGCTCCTCATTATTGCCCTAGGGCTTTCTTATGGGCGGCAATCGGGCAAGAGCCTAGAGGCTTTTTTTTTGGGCAACCGAAAGCTGCCTTGGTGGCTGGCGGGTTTGTCGATGGTGGCCACTACTTTTGCCGCAGATACGCCCTTGGCGGTGGCCGAATTGGTGGGCCAAAACGGGGTTTCGGGCAACTGGCTCTGGTGGAACTTTTTGGCGGGGGGAATGCTGACGACCTTCTTTTTTGCGCCCCTTTGGCAACACTCTGGGGTTTTGACGGAGGTGGAGTTTATCGAGCTGCGCTATAGCGGTCCCGCTGCCCGCTTTTTAAGGGGCTTTAAGGCCATTTATCTGGGCCTTTTTCTCAATATTATCATCTTGGCTTGGGTCAATTTGGCCATGAGCTCTCTTTTGCAAGGGATTTTTGGCCTGACCGAAGGTATGGCCTTTCTTTATACCTTAGGTTTACTGCTTTTGGGGGCTGTTTATTCGGCTGTGGCGGGCCTTTTGGGGGTGGCTGTTACGGATGCGCTGCAGTTTGTGGTGGCCATTTTGGGCTGTATTATTTTGGCCTATGTGGTTTTGGATCAGCCAGAAATTGGGGGCTTGTCGGGACTCACTAGCCAGCTTAAAGCGCAAGATCCCGCCCTACTCGATTTCTTTCCCTCTACCCAAAAAGAGGGCTCTGGTCTCTACTTTGGCATTAGTTCTTTTATTGCCTATTTGGGCATTTTGTGGTGGGCCAGTTGGTACCCCGGCGCCGAGCCAGGTGGGGGCGGTTATACCGCCCAAAGGATGATGAGCACAGGCAGCGAGAAGGCCGCTCAATCGGCCAGCTTGCTCTTTCAGATGGCGCATTATTGCTTGCGGCCTTGGCCTTGGATTTTGGTGGGCTTGGCGGCTATTTTGCTCTATGCTTTGCCCCCCCAATTGCCTGAGGGGCCCCTGAAACAGCAGTATAATCAGTTTGTAGAAGCGGGCTGGACCGCCCAAGAAGTGCTGGATGAAAAGGCCGATCTGAGCGCAAAATCTCCTGAATTATTGGCCCAATTGCCTGCTTTTCGCCAGGCACTAACCGCTGCTGCTGCCGAAAATCTCAAGCTGGCCTCAGCCATAGATTATCAACTTTCTTATCGCCAAGGTTATGTGATGGCTATGCGCGACTTCTTACCGCCGGGTCTTTTGGGGCTGCTGCTCGTGGCCTTTTTAGCGGCTTATTTGAGTACGGTCTCTACGCAGTTGAATTGGGGCGCAGGTTATTTGGTGCATGACTTTTATAAGCGTTTTTTGCAGCCTCAACAGACGGAGGGACACTACGTTTGGATCTCTCGTTTGCTCAATATTCTCTTGGCCTTGGCGGCCGCAGGCATCAGCCTCTTCATTGAGCAAATCTCTGGCGCTTGGGCCTTTATTTTACAAGCTGGAGCGGGCTTGGGCTTGCTCCTCATTCTCCGTTGGTATTGGTGGCGCATCAATGCTTGGGCCGAGCTGACGGCCATGATTGCCCCCGCCTTGATTAGCATTCCCTTTTTCTATTATGAGGTCCCCTTTGAGGAGGCCCTGCCCACAACGGTCCTATTTACCACTATAAGTTGGTTGCTGGTCATGATTTTCACTCCGGCTACCGACCCAAAAGTGCTTCAAGCTTTTTATCAGAAAGTCCGTCCCCTAGGCGATTGGTCGGGCTTGGGCATAAAGAGCAATAACCGCCCTTTACTTTCTTTATTGGGCCAATGGTTGGCGGCTATTGTCCTGACCTACAGCCTACTTTTTGCGGTGGGCAAATTACTGTTTTTGGCCTATACCGAGGCGGCAATTTTCGGAGGAACGGCCCTTTTGGCCCTGCTTGTCCTTTATCTTTTGCAAAGAAAGAAGTAG
- a CDS encoding nucleoid-associated protein: MDTEVVLSEIQMRRLALHRLGNKSRDEGMKVASKLLPLPQAEQKEQLQDFFLGSFKFEEFYQFNHASELEMNEIFSYCKAIFEQADAETFYEQSVLMLQQLYNCSNHPKIKGGEFYLVYFEDILVNDELVEAIGIFKTENKEQFLKLRLDEEEDWTFYFEEGVDLKKMDKGCLVFNIEAESGFRVASVDLKSSEAKYWRDEFLQITQLQDELFYTQTYLKMCKDFGKQQFEAEEKQEQVAFLNKSLEYFETQDSFDAEEFVEQIFEDNEEKKEQFNSYKQQYQEKVGLEDVEEEPFFIATPAVKKAARSFKRVIQLDSQMEIKVQSAQAQEEGLLQKGFDEEKGMYYYKLYFNEEK, from the coding sequence ATGGATACCGAAGTCGTTTTATCCGAAATACAAATGCGCCGTTTGGCCCTACATCGCCTAGGCAACAAAAGCCGAGATGAGGGCATGAAGGTCGCTAGCAAATTGCTGCCCCTCCCTCAGGCCGAACAAAAAGAACAGTTGCAAGACTTCTTTTTGGGCTCTTTCAAGTTTGAAGAGTTTTATCAGTTTAATCATGCTAGCGAGCTAGAGATGAATGAAATCTTTAGCTACTGCAAAGCCATTTTTGAACAGGCCGATGCCGAGACCTTTTATGAACAATCGGTTTTGATGTTGCAGCAGCTCTACAATTGCTCCAACCACCCCAAAATTAAGGGCGGAGAGTTCTATCTGGTCTATTTTGAAGACATTTTGGTCAATGACGAATTGGTGGAAGCCATTGGTATTTTCAAAACAGAAAATAAGGAGCAGTTTCTCAAGCTTCGGTTAGACGAGGAAGAAGACTGGACCTTTTATTTTGAAGAGGGGGTAGACCTCAAGAAAATGGATAAGGGCTGCTTGGTCTTTAATATAGAAGCCGAAAGTGGTTTTAGAGTAGCTTCTGTCGACCTCAAAAGCTCGGAGGCTAAGTATTGGCGAGATGAGTTTTTGCAAATTACGCAGCTGCAAGATGAGCTCTTTTATACACAGACCTATCTCAAGATGTGTAAGGACTTTGGCAAGCAACAATTTGAGGCCGAAGAAAAGCAGGAGCAAGTGGCTTTCCTCAATAAGTCTTTGGAGTATTTTGAGACCCAAGATAGCTTTGATGCGGAGGAGTTTGTGGAGCAAATTTTTGAGGACAATGAAGAGAAGAAAGAGCAGTTTAATAGCTACAAACAGCAGTATCAAGAAAAGGTGGGCTTAGAGGATGTAGAGGAAGAACCTTTCTTTATTGCTACGCCCGCGGTAAAGAAGGCGGCCCGCTCTTTTAAGCGAGTGATTCAGCTCGATAGCCAAATGGAGATTAAGGTCCAATCGGCCCAAGCCCAAGAGGAGGGCCTCCTCCAAAAGGGCTTTGATGAGGAAAAAGGCATGTACTACTATAAGCTCTACTTTAATGAAGAGAAATAG